One segment of Halorubellus sp. JP-L1 DNA contains the following:
- a CDS encoding vWA domain-containing protein translates to MSSDQTRGRESTRGLARTSLPARFAVVVVAVLVVTSTFAAAAAVAADARPTPADVDPTVATHAQTDDRPDVSIDANDSTESTTAASDAVDVVFVFDRSQSMNDERYKLANEMRTFQRSLTERGVDARFGLVTYTKRASVRQPLTDDFDAIERAMIFEPSGDEERASDAVLTATEMEFRDDAERVIVLVTDEDDDSDATARRQAIGRLSGMTFVTLSPSDPATSGCHLHSPPCDNSTTNELKTYADMTGGEWMDVHTDADDAMKHVAETVYEATNAKESSGSESSTQLEVGPDVSAVDRSANRTDVEIGDPVAFNLTVRNDGIVEGSYTAYLTSKGELLGEKTITVDRLSERTVTLVHTFEDPGEYQVVVSNERVDNVDVRDPDPPSVDVSTNDGADRMRVSVTDARAGSPVILDLPESSLLSGTGNQMESVTVRSTRGIVTPSHDLAFDVTLERLEGPPAGTPSLDSDARAVRYLNVTSSLDATELQSVVFEYAKTGDDVTLYRFDDASSSWQALEQRSVDGAPGHVVAGTDQLSTFALVVEDPELTVADVAVGSTSVQTGDRITSTVTVTNNGTAEQSYDATLSLDGEVVTSRTVTVPAGESVDVSLSHAVADAGTYDLSIAGTDQGTLNVSTASAPTTAASTEQPTTTAVDDDGSTTEPTDSTPGFSVAIALVALLAAALVAARRR, encoded by the coding sequence ATGTCATCCGACCAGACTCGCGGTCGCGAGTCCACCCGTGGACTCGCTCGAACGTCGCTGCCTGCGCGCTTCGCGGTCGTCGTCGTCGCCGTCCTCGTCGTCACCTCGACGTTCGCCGCGGCAGCAGCCGTCGCCGCCGACGCCCGCCCGACCCCGGCGGACGTCGATCCCACAGTCGCGACGCACGCACAGACCGACGACCGCCCGGACGTATCAATCGACGCGAACGACTCGACGGAATCGACGACGGCCGCGTCGGACGCGGTCGACGTCGTGTTCGTCTTCGACCGCTCGCAGAGCATGAACGACGAACGGTACAAGCTCGCCAACGAGATGCGGACGTTCCAGCGGTCGCTAACCGAACGCGGCGTCGACGCCCGCTTCGGGCTCGTGACGTACACGAAGCGCGCGAGCGTCCGCCAGCCGCTCACCGACGACTTCGACGCCATCGAGCGGGCGATGATCTTCGAGCCGAGCGGCGACGAGGAACGCGCGTCCGACGCCGTCCTGACGGCCACGGAGATGGAGTTCCGCGACGACGCCGAGCGCGTGATCGTGCTCGTCACCGACGAGGACGACGACAGCGACGCCACGGCGCGTCGCCAAGCGATCGGTCGACTGAGCGGGATGACGTTCGTCACGCTCTCGCCCTCGGACCCGGCCACGAGCGGCTGTCACTTGCACTCGCCGCCGTGCGACAACTCCACGACGAACGAACTCAAGACGTACGCCGACATGACCGGCGGCGAGTGGATGGACGTGCACACCGACGCCGACGACGCTATGAAGCACGTCGCCGAGACCGTGTACGAGGCGACCAACGCCAAAGAGTCGTCCGGGAGCGAGAGCTCCACGCAACTGGAGGTCGGCCCCGACGTCTCGGCAGTCGACCGGAGCGCGAACCGGACCGACGTCGAGATCGGTGACCCGGTCGCGTTCAACCTCACCGTGCGGAACGACGGCATCGTCGAGGGATCGTACACGGCGTACCTCACCTCGAAGGGCGAGTTGCTCGGCGAGAAGACGATCACCGTCGACCGGCTCTCCGAACGGACGGTGACGCTCGTGCATACCTTCGAGGACCCGGGCGAGTACCAGGTCGTGGTCTCGAACGAACGCGTCGACAACGTCGACGTCCGCGATCCCGACCCGCCGAGCGTCGACGTCTCGACGAACGACGGCGCCGACCGAATGCGAGTGTCCGTCACGGACGCTCGCGCCGGCTCGCCGGTCATCCTCGACCTCCCCGAGTCCTCGCTGCTCTCGGGAACCGGGAACCAGATGGAGTCCGTGACGGTCCGGTCGACCAGGGGAATCGTCACGCCCTCGCACGACCTCGCGTTCGACGTGACGCTCGAACGCCTCGAGGGACCGCCCGCGGGCACGCCGTCGCTCGACAGCGACGCGCGCGCCGTCAGGTACCTGAACGTGACGTCGTCGCTCGACGCGACCGAACTCCAGTCGGTGGTGTTCGAGTACGCGAAGACGGGGGACGACGTGACGCTGTACCGGTTCGACGACGCGAGTAGCTCGTGGCAAGCGCTCGAACAGCGCTCGGTCGACGGTGCGCCCGGGCACGTCGTCGCTGGCACGGACCAGCTGTCGACGTTCGCGCTCGTCGTCGAGGACCCCGAGCTGACGGTCGCCGACGTCGCCGTCGGCTCCACGAGCGTTCAGACGGGCGACCGCATCACGTCCACCGTCACCGTCACGAACAACGGAACGGCCGAGCAGTCCTACGACGCCACGCTCTCGCTCGACGGCGAGGTCGTCACGTCCAGGACCGTCACCGTCCCCGCCGGCGAGTCCGTCGACGTGTCGCTCTCCCACGCCGTCGCGGACGCCGGCACGTACGACCTCTCGATAGCCGGCACCGACCAGGGCACCCTGAACGTCTCGACGGCGTCGGCCCCGACGACCGCCGCCAGCACCGAGCAGCCAACGACGACCGCTGTCGACGACGACGGATCGACCACCGAACCCACCGACTCGACGCCAGGGTTCTCGGTCGCGATCGCGCTCGTCGCACTCCTCGCCGCCGCGCTCGTCGCCGCTCGCCGCCGCTGA
- a CDS encoding polysaccharide biosynthesis C-terminal domain-containing protein, whose translation MAGFENFTERLASIVSARVLKLVVTFVSTPIVVRLLEPSGYGDYAVLLSVFAVFILPVSAAVTEGVQKYVGEERADEVDWQERVVAFYAIFGGVLIVGAVLVMLAFTALGGAAWLFGDAFTLYFYLLAGHVFFAQFRAIGYHAVLGFGNEKATATFDVAKKLLTMVVGIGLVLALGVGVEGMLVGHVVANLIIAIAAGALVLRTIDVTRLSLPSLRDLPLRELAAFNAMNIVLVLLVRSMAHVDVVMLRVITESSTTGFYKAALSTAEYIWIVPMALQTVLLHSSSGLWSENRTDEITDIATRITRYNLLLVILLAIGMATLVDRFVPLYFGNEYTASIVPLLVLLPGVVGFAAARPLQAIGQGSGRMRTLVLAVGGAAALNLALNALLIPTYGMIGAAAATSIGYGSMFGFLTWSAYRLGYDPLADVRAVRIGLTAALTTPVVWGVDQLVASDILALFVVPPIGLVAYLVVAVNVRAIDVDEILAIVDRAPPRIGGPIRTALAWVD comes from the coding sequence ATGGCTGGCTTCGAGAACTTCACGGAGCGACTGGCGTCGATCGTGAGCGCGCGCGTCCTGAAGCTCGTGGTCACGTTCGTCTCCACGCCCATCGTCGTCCGCCTCCTCGAACCCTCCGGGTACGGGGACTACGCAGTCCTCCTGTCCGTGTTTGCCGTCTTCATCCTCCCCGTGAGCGCCGCGGTGACGGAGGGCGTCCAGAAGTACGTCGGCGAGGAGCGCGCGGACGAGGTGGACTGGCAGGAGCGCGTCGTCGCGTTCTACGCGATCTTCGGGGGCGTGCTCATCGTCGGCGCGGTGCTCGTCATGCTCGCGTTCACCGCCCTCGGTGGTGCGGCGTGGCTATTCGGGGACGCGTTCACGCTGTACTTCTACCTGCTCGCCGGGCACGTGTTCTTCGCGCAGTTCCGCGCGATCGGCTACCACGCCGTGCTCGGGTTCGGGAACGAGAAGGCGACCGCGACGTTCGACGTGGCGAAGAAGCTCTTGACGATGGTCGTCGGGATCGGACTCGTCCTCGCGCTCGGCGTGGGCGTCGAGGGAATGCTCGTCGGGCACGTCGTCGCGAACCTGATCATCGCAATCGCAGCCGGCGCGCTGGTCCTGCGAACGATCGACGTCACGCGGTTGTCGCTCCCGTCGCTCCGGGACCTCCCCCTCCGCGAGCTCGCGGCGTTCAACGCGATGAACATCGTCCTCGTTCTGCTCGTGCGGTCGATGGCGCACGTCGACGTCGTCATGCTCCGCGTCATCACCGAGTCGTCGACGACCGGGTTCTACAAGGCGGCGCTGAGTACGGCCGAGTACATCTGGATCGTCCCGATGGCGCTCCAGACCGTCCTCCTGCACTCCAGTTCCGGGCTCTGGAGCGAGAACCGGACCGACGAGATTACCGATATCGCGACCCGGATCACGCGGTACAACCTCCTGCTCGTGATCCTGCTGGCGATCGGGATGGCGACGCTCGTCGACCGGTTCGTCCCGCTTTACTTCGGGAACGAGTACACTGCGTCCATCGTCCCGTTGCTCGTCCTGCTCCCCGGCGTCGTCGGGTTCGCGGCCGCGCGCCCACTGCAGGCGATCGGACAGGGGTCCGGGCGGATGCGGACGCTCGTGCTCGCCGTCGGCGGTGCGGCCGCCCTGAACCTCGCCCTGAACGCCCTGCTCATCCCGACCTATGGAATGATCGGTGCGGCCGCGGCGACCAGCATCGGGTACGGGTCGATGTTCGGGTTCCTCACGTGGTCCGCGTACCGCCTCGGCTACGACCCGCTCGCCGACGTCCGCGCGGTCCGCATCGGTCTCACCGCCGCCCTCACCACGCCAGTCGTCTGGGGCGTCGACCAGCTCGTCGCCTCCGATATACTCGCGCTCTTCGTCGTCCCACCGATCGGGCTCGTCGCGTACCTCGTCGTCGCGGTGAACGTCCGCGCGATCGACGTTGACGAGATCCTGGCCATCGTCGACCGCGCCCCCCCGCGCATCGGGGGGCCCATCAGGACCGCGCTCGCGTGGGTCGACTGA
- a CDS encoding GNAT family N-acetyltransferase, which yields MTTVRGFRPGDVDAFLSLMETVFGQTRDREWFEWKYELNPYAEAPHIVVAERDGDLVGARPFLPLEMAVGDETHLALEPVDAMVHPDHRREGVFTAMTREGIDRYEAGEPSFFFNFPNEAVAAGSRELGWEKVEDRVTYYRFADLPEVAERNELGTGVQLAASAVEPASTGYYALREALAPVSDATPVRRDSGVHAAEFAALARRDVPDRIHAVRDETFYEWRFQNPDWEYEVYVAESREPAGLVVGTNGDVVKITDVAPVGRPGPEEVFGTLLRAVLDDHDDAALLIAPPLATADYSAGTFGFHSDRSYPVKHFATPTRHFVRSLTGEWELNGHDLTDPADWALTFAEHDTS from the coding sequence ATGACCACCGTACGTGGGTTCCGGCCGGGGGACGTCGACGCGTTCCTCTCCCTCATGGAGACCGTTTTCGGCCAGACACGGGATCGCGAGTGGTTCGAGTGGAAGTACGAGCTGAACCCGTACGCAGAGGCCCCCCACATCGTGGTGGCCGAGCGCGACGGCGACCTGGTCGGCGCCCGACCGTTCCTCCCCCTCGAGATGGCCGTGGGCGACGAGACCCATCTCGCGCTCGAACCCGTCGACGCGATGGTGCACCCCGACCACCGCCGCGAGGGCGTGTTCACGGCGATGACTCGGGAGGGGATCGACCGGTACGAGGCCGGCGAGCCGTCGTTCTTCTTCAACTTCCCGAACGAGGCGGTCGCGGCGGGGAGCCGCGAACTCGGCTGGGAGAAGGTCGAGGACCGCGTGACGTACTATCGGTTCGCGGACCTCCCGGAGGTCGCGGAGCGGAACGAACTCGGGACGGGCGTGCAGCTCGCGGCGTCCGCGGTGGAGCCGGCGAGTACGGGATACTACGCGCTCCGAGAGGCGCTCGCGCCCGTGTCGGACGCGACCCCGGTCCGGCGGGATTCAGGCGTCCACGCTGCCGAGTTTGCGGCGCTCGCCCGGCGGGACGTCCCGGATCGCATCCACGCCGTCCGCGACGAGACGTTCTACGAGTGGCGGTTCCAGAACCCGGACTGGGAGTACGAGGTGTACGTCGCCGAATCCCGTGAGCCGGCGGGGCTCGTCGTCGGAACGAACGGCGACGTCGTGAAGATCACTGACGTCGCACCCGTCGGTCGCCCGGGGCCCGAGGAGGTATTCGGGACGCTCCTCCGGGCCGTGCTCGACGACCACGACGACGCGGCGCTCCTGATCGCGCCGCCGCTGGCGACGGCTGACTACTCCGCGGGGACGTTCGGGTTCCACTCCGACCGGTCGTATCCCGTCAAGCACTTCGCGACGCCGACCCGGCACTTCGTGCGGTCGCTCACCGGCGAGTGGGAACTGAACGGTCATGACCTCACCGATCCCGCCGACTGGGCGCTCACGTTCGCCGAGCACGACACCAGTTGA
- a CDS encoding glycosyltransferase family 2 protein: MTDRTHSHDRPAKSTDYTTDAARTTDAVEPGDIPELSVVVIAKNEADRIATCLESVFRAADGVAPFEVILVDSASTDETVDIARQYPVTVLRIPAEHVVSCGAGRYVGDQVARGDVVLHVDGDMKLTEDWLGHAVSYLREHDVAGVEGWLNESNATEPMVVDKLGGVMLYDRDALESIGGWAPYLQSYEDIDVGYRLTAAGYRLVRLPHVSAVHPLGDPISEPFRRWRAGYYHGVGQAIRYASDSPRVLLRLLRRQHYKAALVAWATLGVLSLATGFGIFAWLAASTLGFAIVARKLGVREAVQFLLTKSFGVVGATVGLFDPAAPQSTYPLEEIEVVDAGPVPEAQADFA, from the coding sequence ATGACCGACCGCACTCACTCCCACGACCGGCCCGCCAAGAGCACAGACTACACCACAGACGCAGCCCGCACCACGGACGCCGTCGAACCCGGTGATATCCCCGAGCTCTCAGTGGTCGTCATCGCGAAGAACGAGGCCGACCGCATCGCGACCTGCCTGGAGTCGGTCTTTCGCGCGGCCGACGGCGTCGCGCCCTTCGAGGTCATCCTCGTCGACTCCGCGTCGACGGACGAAACCGTCGACATCGCCCGCCAGTACCCCGTCACGGTCCTGCGCATCCCCGCCGAGCACGTCGTCTCCTGTGGCGCCGGCCGGTACGTCGGCGACCAGGTCGCGCGGGGCGACGTCGTCCTGCACGTCGACGGGGACATGAAGCTGACCGAGGACTGGCTCGGGCACGCCGTCTCCTACCTCCGCGAGCACGACGTCGCCGGCGTCGAAGGGTGGCTGAACGAGTCCAATGCGACCGAGCCGATGGTCGTCGACAAGCTCGGTGGCGTCATGCTCTACGACCGCGACGCGCTCGAGTCGATCGGCGGGTGGGCGCCGTACCTCCAGTCCTACGAGGACATCGACGTCGGCTATCGCCTGACCGCCGCGGGCTACCGGCTCGTTCGACTGCCTCACGTCTCCGCCGTCCATCCGCTCGGCGACCCGATCTCGGAGCCGTTCAGGCGCTGGCGCGCCGGCTACTATCACGGCGTCGGGCAAGCGATTCGGTACGCGTCGGACTCGCCGCGCGTCCTCCTGCGGCTCCTCCGCCGCCAGCACTACAAGGCAGCGCTCGTCGCGTGGGCGACCCTCGGCGTGCTCTCGCTCGCCACAGGGTTCGGTATCTTCGCGTGGCTCGCCGCGTCCACGCTCGGGTTCGCGATCGTCGCGCGGAAACTCGGCGTTCGCGAAGCCGTTCAGTTCCTCCTCACGAAGTCGTTCGGCGTCGTCGGCGCCACCGTCGGCCTCTTCGACCCCGCCGCCCCGCAGTCGACGTACCCGCTCGAGGAGATCGAGGTCGTGGACGCCGGCCCCGTCCCCGAGGCGCAGGCCGACTTCGCGTGA